In Terriglobia bacterium, the following proteins share a genomic window:
- a CDS encoding OmpA family protein produces MQILVRLLLVCLVACSSVAWAQAPARPDAKGCSESKVVTRMPGCFILRCDHKDYSTTEMPRTKSERGHQVEGEFEFTSYRCTSNKSPLELGRNTEAALKNAGFTILYTDVYIGGTRFWMTAQKGGQWVKLAVVSDTYDLTAVKEKPMEQAMTANADGWAQQINQSGRASVYGINFDTGKATIRPDSEPALNEVAKLLQGNPSWAMVVAGHTDNVGAKATNLVLSRQRAQSVISWLSAHGVEESRLVPAGFGDTRPIAENKDEAGRQKNRRVDLVKVY; encoded by the coding sequence ATGCAGATCCTGGTTAGATTGTTGTTGGTGTGCCTGGTGGCGTGTTCGTCGGTCGCCTGGGCGCAGGCGCCTGCCCGGCCTGATGCGAAGGGATGTTCCGAGAGCAAGGTGGTTACCCGCATGCCCGGATGTTTCATCCTTCGATGCGACCACAAGGACTACAGCACGACTGAGATGCCGCGCACCAAGAGTGAGAGAGGCCATCAGGTTGAGGGAGAATTCGAATTCACCTCCTACCGCTGTACCAGCAACAAATCTCCGTTGGAACTGGGCAGAAACACCGAAGCGGCGCTGAAAAATGCGGGCTTCACCATCCTCTACACTGACGTTTACATTGGCGGCACGCGTTTTTGGATGACGGCCCAGAAAGGCGGCCAGTGGGTAAAGCTGGCCGTGGTTTCCGATACCTACGACTTGACCGCAGTCAAAGAGAAGCCAATGGAGCAGGCGATGACCGCCAACGCGGACGGGTGGGCCCAACAGATCAACCAGTCCGGGCGAGCCAGCGTGTACGGAATCAACTTTGACACCGGCAAGGCGACGATCCGGCCCGACTCGGAGCCCGCGCTGAATGAGGTGGCCAAGCTTCTCCAGGGGAATCCGTCGTGGGCAATGGTGGTCGCGGGCCATACTGACAACGTGGGCGCCAAGGCAACCAACCTGGTGTTGTCGCGGCAGCGCGCACAATCCGTGATCTCGTGGCTATCGGCCCATGGCGTGGAGGAATCGCGCTTGGTGCCGGCTGGTTTCGGCGATACTCGCCCGATCGCCGAGAACAAAGACGAAGCAGGCCGGCAGAAAAACCGTCGCGTGGACCTGGTGAAGGTGTACTGA
- the tnpA gene encoding IS200/IS605 family transposase: MAHTLVQNYIHVVFSTKDRRKSIPKNHQPRLWRYIVGICKNEGVFIHEIGGMEDHVHLLIQLPPTLSLSDAILSIKASSSKWMGPKFAWQRGFGAFSVSASNLNAVVRYVRNQEAHHRKMTFDQEFIALLKKHGVEFDLKYVFG, encoded by the coding sequence ATGGCTCACACCTTGGTTCAGAACTACATTCACGTTGTATTTAGCACCAAAGACCGCCGCAAGAGCATTCCCAAAAATCATCAGCCCCGCCTGTGGCGCTACATCGTTGGCATCTGCAAGAACGAGGGCGTTTTCATTCACGAAATTGGCGGCATGGAAGACCATGTCCATCTTCTGATTCAACTCCCGCCTACGCTATCGCTTTCTGACGCCATCCTCAGCATCAAGGCCAGCTCGTCAAAATGGATGGGACCCAAATTCGCATGGCAGCGCGGGTTTGGCGCCTTCAGCGTGAGCGCATCAAACCTGAATGCGGTTGTCCGATATGTTCGCAACCAGGAAGCTCACCACCGCAAAATGACCTTCGATCAAGAATTCATCGCGCTGTTGAAAAAACATGGCGTGGAATTCGATCTGAAATACGTGTTCGGGTAA